The following proteins are encoded in a genomic region of Corynebacterium atypicum:
- a CDS encoding arginine repressor, which yields MAMTTTRVARQSRILDILHRTRVHSQGELAEILAAAGIEVTQATLSRDLDELGARKVRPAGGGRSHYTVAGAELLPGDPEVPASGSVTRLMRMVEELATGFDHSGNIAVVRTPPGAAQYLASFIDRVGMPEIVGSIAGDDTVFVLARDPLTGAQLADLLRGQPPGEAEGQAR from the coding sequence ATGGCCATGACGACGACGCGGGTGGCCCGCCAGAGTCGGATTTTGGATATTCTGCACCGCACCCGGGTGCATAGCCAGGGCGAGCTGGCAGAGATCCTGGCGGCCGCCGGCATCGAGGTCACCCAGGCGACGCTGTCGCGGGACCTGGACGAGTTGGGTGCGCGCAAGGTGCGCCCGGCGGGCGGGGGCCGTTCGCATTACACGGTCGCCGGCGCCGAGCTGCTCCCGGGCGATCCCGAGGTGCCGGCTAGCGGCTCGGTGACGAGGCTGATGCGGATGGTCGAGGAGCTGGCTACGGGTTTTGACCACTCGGGCAACATTGCCGTGGTGCGCACCCCGCCGGGGGCGGCGCAGTACCTGGCGAGTTTCATCGACCGGGTGGGCATGCCGGAGATTGTCGGCTCAATCGCGGGTGATGACACTGTGTTTGTGCTGGCCCGTGACCCGTTAACGGGCGCGCAATTGGCGGATCTTTTGCGCGGCCAGCCTCCAGGGGAGGCCGAGGGGCAGGCGCGTTAA